CATGCCGACGCTGAGGGCGACGACGTTCTTGTAGGCGCCACCGAGCTCGCAGCCGAGGACGTCGACCGACGTGTAGGGGCGGAACGACGGCGAGTGGCAGAGTGCCTGGAGCCGCTTGGCGACCTCTTCGTCAGCACAGGCCACGACCGAGGCAGCGGGCTCGCGGCGGGCGATCTCCTTGGCCAGGTTGGGGCCGCTGACAACGGCGATCCGGTCCGGACCTGCACCGGTCACGTCCGCCATGACCTCGCTCATGCGACTCAGGGTGCCGAGCTCGACACCCTTCATCAGCGAGATCATCACGATGTCGTCGGAGAGGAACGCCTTCCACTCACCGAGGTTCTGCCGGAAGGTCTGGCTCGGCGTCGCGAAGACGACAGCCTCCGCACCTGCGAGCGCCTGCTCGGGATCGTGGGTTGCGGTCACGGTCGGCGGCAGTGCGATGCCAGGGAGGTAGTCGGAGTTCTCGCGACGCTCGTTGATCGTGGCGCAGACCTCCTCACGTCGACCCCAGATGGTCACGTCGTTGCCGGCATCAGCCAGCACCATCGAGAACGCGGTGCCCCACGAACCTGCACCGAAGACGGCGATCTTGCTCACGCCTTGCCCTTCTTGTCGTTCTTCTTGGTCTTCT
This genomic interval from Nocardioides cavernaquae contains the following:
- a CDS encoding NAD(P)H-dependent glycerol-3-phosphate dehydrogenase, with translation MSKIAVFGAGSWGTAFSMVLADAGNDVTIWGRREEVCATINERRENSDYLPGIALPPTVTATHDPEQALAGAEAVVFATPSQTFRQNLGEWKAFLSDDIVMISLMKGVELGTLSRMSEVMADVTGAGPDRIAVVSGPNLAKEIARREPAASVVACADEEVAKRLQALCHSPSFRPYTSVDVLGCELGGAYKNVVALSVGMAVGLGFGDNTTASVITRGLAETARLAMALGANPLTLMGLAGLGDLVATCSSPLSRNRTFGEKLGQGMTTDEIYASTRQVAEGAKSCSSLLALAQQTGIDAPIAEHVDAVVAGKITATDMMQSFVARDTKAETD